A segment of the Populus alba chromosome 9, ASM523922v2, whole genome shotgun sequence genome:
TCAAGGCATTGTTTTAATAGACCAATATTGATTGGTCATatactaataaataattaaagaaatgaatcggaaaaaaaaaatcaagttaataagACAGAAGAGTAGAAACATAGGAAACCAGACACAATTGTACAACCATTCAAAATAGTAAAATGCAGGTTCCAAAGAATGATACAAGAATGGAAGGAGGAGAAAGTTAAAAGGGATGGAGTTAGATTAACGTGGGAGAAATTTACCGCGACAGCTTCTAGTAAATCTGGATTATCATGCAAGTACTTCAAGATCCATGTCAGGACACTAGCAGTCGTGTCATGAGCAGCAAATATCACTCCAATTATATTATCAGCAATTTGAGAATCACTAAGCTGATTCAGCTTCTCGTGATCTTTAGCTCCTAATAACACTCCAAGCAATCCTCCTTCACGTCTCCCGCTTTGCCTTCTCTTCTGTATCAATTTCCTCAATGTCTCGTTGAGAAGCTTCCTTGCCTTTTCAAACAAACATATCAAAACCCAGCACTCATAATTATTacattgttatttgtttttcaaaatcaataaattaatatatagaaaAGTCATCATACACTATTTCTTCATTACTTTGTTGATAATACAATGTGTGCGCACTTGAGGACAACGTAGGATAAAGACACCGATTTAGCATGAAGCAATAACCACAGAAATTGAAGAGAGAGGGGAccttgctagctagctagctcctTACTTTCATTGCTTTGTGAAAGGGTGTTCCTGGTAAATCAAGAGGCATAGAATTATATCCCTTCTCCAGGCACCGATACAGATGCTTAATCCCGTCCATTTCCATGTCTTGTTTCGCACCAAAGGCAGAAATCATTGCCACATCAAAAGCATACTAAAAGGgagggaaaaggaaaaagaaaagtacgTTTCTTTTAGAATCGATCTTAATGGGACAAAAGTTAAAGTAGTAAGAGATAaatctagtttttaagaaacCGACATGTATACATACATACCCTCTTCATTTCTTGCAAAGTATTAATAGTGTTACTCGTCCAAGTGGGAAGAAGTCTGAGGACAATTTGCTCGATCTCTGAGACAGACCCTCTTATAGCAGAGGGTAAAAAAGAGGCCTGCACCAACTTCTTGAGTCTTGAATGATAGGGCCCTTGATGAAAGAACAGAGCCTCTGGTCCTATCATCTTTTCTTTACTGGTCGGATATGTAGGCTTGAACAAATGAGCCCGTGTCACTAGAACAATTCTTGCTGCTTCTGGACTTGAAATCATCACACAAGGGCATCCCAATATGTGGGTCTTAAATATGTCTCCAAACCTACAAAATGAGCTTAATTATCGAGATCAAAAGAGAATCGAGcaacaaaacatatttatacACGTAGGAGTATATTTATATGAACGTCAGGGATGTGCTTATATGTCTCTTTGATGCTATATATGGTATGTATATCTAGTGTAACTTCTGTATACCGTTTTTGCCTATTGGAGAAGAAGGAATTTGGATTCTCAGTATAGAGCTTGAGTGTCTCTCCAATATAAGGCCAGCCCATTGAGCCAGGTGGCAGGCGTTTGTCTTTAGGGTGATGccattgaagaaaaagaagcaacAACGAAAAACAGCAGAACAGGACTGGTACCATCACAATAGCAACCTGAGAACATCGTAAAGTTGCCAAAGCAAAAGGTGTTGATAAACTAAGTTGCATGGTTGTAATAAAGAACAGTTAacggagggggagagagagagagagagatgtggCAGAGGCTAAATTGAGCAGGTGCTAGTAGTGGTGActtagagagagggagaggctAATGGGGGTGAAGTTGTGGGGCTTATATAGAAGGGACAAGGGGTTTGTAGGTGACAGGCGTCACCGCGTTTATGGAGCACCTTTCTCTTCATCTCCTCTCCCTTACAATAATTTTCCATTCTCCCTTTTGACTTGATACTACTGTTTCTATTTGGACACGTTCTTTCGGACGATGATGTACGGCTCACGCGATGAATACCTCCACCATATCCTTACGCATTCAACATTTGCCTCACACAAATCTTCAATTTCAACAACTAATTCTTATACTACTTGCTACTCACTCATTCTATCAAGAAAAGATGATAAATCATCCAGTACAAATGATATATCATGCAATAGCTAAGCCAATCATCAACTAATgatatcttctttttatatataataatggattgtattaattttaaaaatttatttaaagataaactctaaaaagttatatatatatatatatatatatatatatatatatatatattctaatcatttgtttatagaaaaataaatgagcaCACAcatgtatacacacacacatatatatgtgtgtacaTACACATTTGTGTGTGtgtcgtgtgtgtatatatgtaaataaaagaatttaatttttgtgttcatcttttttcttttttttgtatgaacttaattttaattttaatttccacGAAAATGTTTAGCTTTTaattggtgaatttttttttaacgctTTTCCAAATTATTTTAACCTAAATGATACTGCTCACGGATTACAAATGAAGTactaattagaaattaaaaacaaaggaagaaaattgTAATTCACGCTCCTGAGTTAAAGCGTGGTTGTGTGAGTTAACTGCATATATACAAGGAAGGAAAGAGATGAGATTGCCGCCGTGATTACTCAAACCGATCGTCACCTGTCAGCCTTGCCGATCTTATCCCGGCGATGCAGTCTGAACCATTGTGTTAGTGCAGACGTGTAAGTAGCCAAGTAGCCAAGTTGCCTAGCTTGCCATGTCTTATGTTATCGATTTTACCAATTTGGACTTGGAGTTTTCACGTGTCACTATATTAGGCATATGTGTACCTAAACTGTACCCTCTCCGTCCGTACCTTTCAGAGTAAAATGCGGCCAGCTTTCCGCGAGTTTGGAAAAatgtttttctgttttgaaatatatcaaaattatgctATCACTTCACCTGCAGCCGAGCGCATGTAAaccactaattttattttaaatgggtGTTTGGATGCAttgtaatggtttttttataaactatattttattagaaaaatatattaaaataatattttttttatatttttaaatttattttttacattagcatatcaaaacaatttaaaaatatttaaaaaacttcaaattttagtaaaaaatcaagttgaaatTCAACGTAAAACACACATTGAGAGAGAGCGCACTAAATTGAACGCATAAGATAAAGGtatttagattttgtttgtttttatgttttaaaaatattttaaaaaaattgaatttattttttaattttagattaatattttatatttttaaattattttaatatgttgatgttaaaaataatttttttatatatatttcatcaaAACCTACCTCTCATGAGCCAGACAACTTCCATGCATATGTCAAACGATGaagaataaaagaaagtttttataatttcaaaatatttttttttttcaaagagtcCTTGCTAGAAAAGCATGCCGACAATGATTGTAGAcacgtttttgtttttgttttttgttttgctgcaaatgaagctttcttttcttcccttttgaTTTGGACATACTACCTTGTAAGCCAAATATAGAATTCATAAACCATAAATAAAAGGTCGTAAGAATGAAAATGTTCAGTATAAATTAACTTTGTTGTTAAAATACACAATACTGCATTAACAATGTGAAAGCAGAGCATAAGTGAAAAGGTTATTATATTTGCATAATAAAAGCTGGGTACAAGTAAGAGGTTGTAGATTTCAATTCTATACAAGTAAAGCATTGTTTTTAAATCCAGCttggtttaaaatttgaatttcaggtTTTGACTGAATCGtctgggttaattttttttttaa
Coding sequences within it:
- the LOC118053699 gene encoding abscisic acid 8'-hydroxylase 2 isoform X3, giving the protein MQLSLSTPFALATLRCSQVAIVMVPVLFCCFSLLLLFLQWHHPKDKRLPPGSMGWPYIGETLKLYTENPNSFFSNRQKRFGDIFKTHILGCPCVMISSPEAARIVLVTRAHLFKPTYPTSKEKMIGPEALFFHQGPYHSRLKKLVQASFLPSAIRGSVSEIEQIVLRLLPTWTSNTINTLQEMKRYAFDVAMISAFGAKQDMEMDGIKHLYRCLEKGYNSMPLDLPGTPFHKAMKARKLLNETLRKLIQKRRQSGRREGGLLGVLLGAKDHEKLNQLSDSQIADNIIGVIFAAHDTTASVLTWILKYLHDNPDLLEAVAREHGVIRSKIVEANRGLTWEDTRRMPLTSRVIQETLRTASILSFTFREAVQDVEFEGYFIPKGGKLWETRMVYSMALSPCPNWGYL
- the LOC118053699 gene encoding abscisic acid 8'-hydroxylase 2 isoform X2 produces the protein MQLSLSTPFALATLRCSQVAIVMVPVLFCCFSLLLLFLQWHHPKDKRLPPGSMGWPYIGETLKLYTENPNSFFSNRQKRFGDIFKTHILGCPCVMISSPEAARIVLVTRAHLFKPTYPTSKEKMIGPEALFFHQGPYHSRLKKLVQASFLPSAIRGSVSEIEQIVLRLLPTWTSNTINTLQEMKRYAFDVAMISAFGAKQDMEMDGIKHLYRCLEKGYNSMPLDLPGTPFHKAMKARKLLNETLRKLIQKRRQSGRREGGLLGVLLGAKDHEKLNQLSDSQIADNIIGVIFAAHDTTASVLTWILKYLHDNPDLLEAVAREHGVIRSKIVEANRGLTWEDTRRMPLTSRVIQETLRTASILSFTFREAVQDVEFEGYFIPKGWKVLPLFRSIHHCADFFPQPEKFDPSRFEVANCGRRGWYTVWPFPRAQTGATYKGEPQEQSSNILIG
- the LOC118053699 gene encoding abscisic acid 8'-hydroxylase 2 isoform X1, whose amino-acid sequence is MQLSLSTPFALATLRCSQVAIVMVPVLFCCFSLLLLFLQWHHPKDKRLPPGSMGWPYIGETLKLYTENPNSFFSNRQKRFGDIFKTHILGCPCVMISSPEAARIVLVTRAHLFKPTYPTSKEKMIGPEALFFHQGPYHSRLKKLVQASFLPSAIRGSVSEIEQIVLRLLPTWTSNTINTLQEMKRYAFDVAMISAFGAKQDMEMDGIKHLYRCLEKGYNSMPLDLPGTPFHKAMKARKLLNETLRKLIQKRRQSGRREGGLLGVLLGAKDHEKLNQLSDSQIADNIIGVIFAAHDTTASVLTWILKYLHDNPDLLEAVAREHGVIRSKIVEANRGLTWEDTRRMPLTSRVIQETLRTASILSFTFREAVQDVEFEGYFIPKGWKVLPLFRSIHHCADFFPQPEKFDPSRFEVPPRPNTYMPFGNGVHSCPGSELAKLEMLILLHHLTTTYRWQTVGDEDGIQYGPFPVPKLGLPIRVNRRNKAAIS